The genomic segment CTGCCCTGGCCGCCGGGGACACGGTGGTGCTGAAGCCCGCGGAGTGGAGCCCCTTAACCGCCAGCAAGCTGGCGGAGATCGTGCAGGAGGCGGACCTGCCCCCTGGGGTCTTCAACCTGGTCCAGGGCTTCGGGGAGGAGGCGGGGGCCGCCCTGGTGGCCCATCCCCTCGTTCCCCTCATCACCCTCACCGGGGAAACGGAAACCGGGAAGATCGTCATGCAAAACGCCGCCCGCCACCTCAAGCGGCTCTCCCTGGAGCTTGGGGGCAAAAGCCCGGCCCTGGTCTTCGCCGACGCCGATTTGGAAAGGGCCTTGGACGCCGTGGTGTTTCAGATCTACTCCTTCAACGGGGAAAGGTGCACGGCGAGCTCCCGCCTCCTGGTGGAGAAGGGCATCTTTGAGGACTTCGTGGCGAGGGTGGCGGAAAGGGCCAAGGCCATCCGGGTGGGCCACCCCCTGGACCCCGACACCGAGGTGGGCCCCCTCATCCACCCCGAGCACCTGGAGAGGGTTTTGGGCTACGTGCGGGCGGGGCTGGAGGAGGGGGCAAGGCTGCTTGTAGGCGGGAAGAGGGCCAAGGCCTCCTTCCGTGGGGAGGACCTTTCCCCCGGCAACTACCTGGAGCCCACCCTTTTCGTGGGGGAGAACCGCATGCGGATCGCCCAGGAGGAGATCTTCGGGCCCGTCTTGGTGGCCATCCCTTTCCAGGACGAGGAGGAGGCCCTGAGGCTGGCCAACGACACCCGGTATGGCCTTGCGGCCTACGTGTTCACCAAGGACCTGGAAAGGGCCCACCGCCTGGCCCTGGAGCTGGAGGCAGGGCTCATTTACCTCAACAGCCACAACGTGCGCCACCTGCCCACCCCCTTTGGCGGGGTGAAGGGGAGCGGGGAAAGGCGGGAAGGCGGCCTCTACGCCTTTGAGTTCTACACCGACCTCAAGGCCGTGGGGTTGCCCTTGAGGCCGCCCCACGTGCCCAGGTTCGGAAAGAGGTGAGAGGATGGCGAGGACGGGAGCAGAGTACCTGGAAGCCCTAAAGGAAAGGCCCCCTAACCTCTGGTACAAGGGGGAGAAGGTGGAAGACCCCACCGCCCACCCGGTCTTCCGGGGCATCGTGCGCACCATGGCGGCCCTCTATGACCTGCAGCACGATCCCCGGTACCGGGAGGCCCTCACCTACGAGGAGGGGGATGGGCGGCACGGGATGAGCTTCCTCATCCCCAAGACCAAGGAGGACCTGCGCCGGCGGGGCCGGGCCTACAAGCTCTGGGCCGACCAGAACCTGGGGATGATGGGCCGCAGCCCCGACTACCTGAACGCCGTGGTCATGGCCTACGCGGCCAGCGCCGATTACTTCGGGGAGTTCGCCGAGAACGTCCGCAACTACTACCGCTTCCTGCGGGACCGGGACCTGGCCACCACCCACGCCCTCACCAACCCCCAGGTGAACCGGGCCAAGCCCCCCAGCGCCCAGCCCGACCCCTACATCCCCGTGGGGGTGGTGCGGCAGACGGAAAGGGGCATCGTGGTGCGGGGGGCCCGCATGACCGCCACCTTCCCCCTGGCGGATGAGGTCCTCATCTTCCCCTCCACCCTTCTCAAGGAGGGCCCGGGGAGCGAGAAGTACGCCATCGCCTTTGCCCTGCCCACCTCCACCCCCGGCCTCCACTTCGTCTGCCGCGAGGCCCTGGTGGGGGGGGATAGCCCCTTCGACTACCCCCTTAGTAGCCGCCTCGAGGAGATGGACTGCCTGGTGGTCTTCGACGATGTGCTGGTCCCCTGGGAGCGGGTCTTCATCCTGGGGAGCGTGGAGCTTTGCAACAACGCCTACGCCGCCACGGGGGCCCTGCACCACATGGCCCACCAGGTGGTGGCCCTGAAGACCGCCAAGACCGAGGCCTTCTTGGGGGTGGCCTCCCTCATGGCCGAGGGCATCGGGGCCGACGCCTACAGCCACGTGCAGGAGAAGATCGCCGAGATCATCGTCTACCTGGAGGCCATGCGGGCCTTCTGGACCCGGGCGGAGGAGGAGGCCAAGGAGAACGCCTACGGCCTCCTGGTGCCGGACCGCGCCGCCTTGGACGGGGCCCGCAACCTCTACCCCAGGCTCTACCCCCGGCTTAGGGAGATCCTGGAGCAGATCGGGGCCTCGGGCCTCATCACCCTGCCCTCGGAGCGGGACTTCAAGGGGCCCCTGGCCCCCTTGCTGGAAAAGTACCTGCAGGGGGCCACCTTGGAGGCCAAGGAGCGGGTGGCCCTCTTCCGCCTGGCCTGGGACATGACCCTCTCGGGGTTCGGGGCGAGGCAGGAGCTTTACGAGCGCTTCTTCTTCGGGGATCCCGTGCGCATGTACCAGACCCTCTTCGGCGTCTACGACAAGGAGCCCTACAAGGAGCGCATCCGCGCCTACCTGAAGGAGGCCCTGCGGGTGTTCGAGGAGGTGAGGGCTTGATGGCGGTGGAACTCCAGGCGGCTTTTAAGGAGGCTCTTGCCCGCTTTGCCGCCGGGGTCACGGTGGTGGCGGCCCGCCACCGGGAGGAAGAGCGGGGCATGACCGCCACCGCCTTCATGTCCTTGAGCCTCGAGCCCCCCCTGGTGGCCTTGGGCATCTGGGAAGGGGCCAAGGTGCTGCCCCTTCTCGAGGCTTCCCGGGCCTTCAGCGTCAGCTTGCTCCGGGAGGGGCAGGAGGCGGTCTCCCAGCACTTCGCTGGCCGACCGCAGGAGGGGGTGGGCCTGGTGGAGGGGAGGGTGGCGGGGGCGTTGGCGGTGCTCCGTT from the Thermus thermamylovorans genome contains:
- the hpaE gene encoding 5-carboxymethyl-2-hydroxymuconate semialdehyde dehydrogenase, which codes for MRYQDQVAGIPWERIEAIRNALKGWTALHFIGGEFRPSESGEVFPTLDPSTNEVLSHAARGGEREVDRAAKAALEAFQRWSRTPARERKRYLLRIAELLEKHADELAVVEALDAGQVLRIVKAQVARSAENFAFYAEYAEHAMEDRTFPVDRDWLYYALRVPAGPVGIITPWNAPLMLSTWRIAPALAAGDTVVLKPAEWSPLTASKLAEIVQEADLPPGVFNLVQGFGEEAGAALVAHPLVPLITLTGETETGKIVMQNAARHLKRLSLELGGKSPALVFADADLERALDAVVFQIYSFNGERCTASSRLLVEKGIFEDFVARVAERAKAIRVGHPLDPDTEVGPLIHPEHLERVLGYVRAGLEEGARLLVGGKRAKASFRGEDLSPGNYLEPTLFVGENRMRIAQEEIFGPVLVAIPFQDEEEALRLANDTRYGLAAYVFTKDLERAHRLALELEAGLIYLNSHNVRHLPTPFGGVKGSGERREGGLYAFEFYTDLKAVGLPLRPPHVPRFGKR
- the hpaB gene encoding 4-hydroxyphenylacetate 3-monooxygenase, oxygenase component; translation: MARTGAEYLEALKERPPNLWYKGEKVEDPTAHPVFRGIVRTMAALYDLQHDPRYREALTYEEGDGRHGMSFLIPKTKEDLRRRGRAYKLWADQNLGMMGRSPDYLNAVVMAYAASADYFGEFAENVRNYYRFLRDRDLATTHALTNPQVNRAKPPSAQPDPYIPVGVVRQTERGIVVRGARMTATFPLADEVLIFPSTLLKEGPGSEKYAIAFALPTSTPGLHFVCREALVGGDSPFDYPLSSRLEEMDCLVVFDDVLVPWERVFILGSVELCNNAYAATGALHHMAHQVVALKTAKTEAFLGVASLMAEGIGADAYSHVQEKIAEIIVYLEAMRAFWTRAEEEAKENAYGLLVPDRAALDGARNLYPRLYPRLREILEQIGASGLITLPSERDFKGPLAPLLEKYLQGATLEAKERVALFRLAWDMTLSGFGARQELYERFFFGDPVRMYQTLFGVYDKEPYKERIRAYLKEALRVFEEVRA
- a CDS encoding flavin reductase family protein, producing the protein MAVELQAAFKEALARFAAGVTVVAARHREEERGMTATAFMSLSLEPPLVALGIWEGAKVLPLLEASRAFSVSLLREGQEAVSQHFAGRPQEGVGLVEGRVAGALAVLR